The following coding sequences are from one Lolium rigidum isolate FL_2022 chromosome 6, APGP_CSIRO_Lrig_0.1, whole genome shotgun sequence window:
- the LOC124660552 gene encoding uncharacterized protein LOC124660552 — protein sequence MDGHVRRLLNRVAIALAAVATAALMHLFRHSSTFCFTSSPAYSSLSLAPFPRTSCDAASRRVVDPDLRLAKLRSAPRWRRHNAALSASLVEPLRRLRLLGNSSRVLCIAAGAGQAVDALRVAGVGDVTGVDLVDFPPLVRRADPHNLPFFDDAFDLVLSDDPAALTGALFPSRFAAEIERTVRRGGAIALAVDRHISLSIIATLFKKSRVVDVRNTSLNGSSSSIVILSTNAERH from the coding sequence ATGGACGGGCACGTCCGGCGGCTGCTGAACCGCGTGGCGATCGCCCTGGCGGCCGTGGCCACGGCCGCCCTGATGCACCTGTTCCGCCACTCATCCACCTTCTGCTTCACCAGCTCGCCCGCCTACTCGTCCCTCTCGCTGGCGCCCTTCCCCCGCACCTCTTGCGACGCCGCATCCCGCCGCGTCGTCGACCCCGACCTCCGCCTGGCCAAGCTCCGATCCGCCCCGCGCTGGCGACGTCACAATGCGGCCCTCTCCGCGTCGCTGGTCGAACCTCTCCGGCGCCTGCGCCTCCTAGGCAACTCCTCCCGCGTTCTCTGCATCGCCGCCGGCGCGGGGCAAGCAGTGGACGCGCTCCGCGTGGCCGGCGTGGGGGACGTCACCGGCGTTGATCTCGTTGACTTCCCTCCCCTCGTGCGCCGCGCAGACCCGCACAACCTGCCGTTCTTCGATGACGCCTTCGACCTCGTGCTCTCAGACGACCCGGCGGCGCTCACGGGCGCGCTCTTCCCGTCAAGGTTCGCGGCTGAGATCGAGCGCACCGTCCGCCGAGGTGGCGCAATTGCGCTCGCCGTCGATCGACACATCAGTCTCTCAATCATCGCCACCCTCTTCAAAAAGTCACGCGTCGTCGATGTGAGGAATACTAGCTTGAATGGCTCCTCGTCCAGCATAGTAATCCTGAGCACCAATGCGGAGCGCCACTGA